From Mytilus galloprovincialis chromosome 9, xbMytGall1.hap1.1, whole genome shotgun sequence, the proteins below share one genomic window:
- the LOC143046451 gene encoding uncharacterized protein LOC143046451 encodes MADAPWTERNCSISIFSNSRCGFSNYFPSEHNLITISSCNININSHLQSLQLSKTCIPSEGHLIFFRLGIFTLFCDYTICPHHRATLGIRWRRSVACSHPNHKGKTKPDRGVTPIVSRHLLISTGQLVPVGSGICRTCRGGIPNLDSMSFEDNDVHHKEQPFGGFEQVSTSASSAKEEFDPEQSKTVNTIQNRKRIKLEDTSIETHTCKTAESLSDDESFLDSQSQSLSQISSWSQENMETSLSDLNKGIDIISRGHSSPVKFQVRSDISSLKPSTKRTVKRKVVSAIDTVLNGIAPGQSQALFKMIQDKDPESANSSELQEIIVKIHQESTDRNTKQQLLSLIALSHTKKDLQQLIPGLTVYAINDARKHAKTNGHGAIIPKQLPVFRHRMDKDKLDHALDFFFSPSFHQVSSFGVKEMKLDNGNTVTIPEVVRTACHATLINVYTKFCTETEFLPLSRSTLFKILNACPSSRRTNLKGLDNCAADGGASYETLLTTVKEMGNYVVDEEVQVELRDCKDSLNASKIYLKTDFKAHLRKCDKCPDHCINYSLSDPTDQHLQQHCVDHQHDMVCERCNLLPQAVSTIKRRLSELDIPDEVRNDLLASIDVAEAKILEWKSHIVRGVNQDLARILLLEELKDGECLIIMDWAMKFLPLAFREKQSDWFGQKGVNWHVSVCIFKDENQNLMQRTYTHTMDAVKQDWVAVASVLEHTLRTIKIQLPRINTVYLRSDNAGCYHCGSLWLAIPKITETTGITIARYDYSEPQNGKSYCDAKIAHMRGKIRRSAASGSDVLTASDMKMAIDKHGGVTSCQAAYVAVDPNSLVKIEDHLSY; translated from the exons ATGGCAGACGCTCCATGGACAGAAAGAAACTGCAGCATTTCAATTTTTTCTAACAGTAGATGTGGTTTTTCCAACTATTTTCCATCAGAACATAATCTTATTACAATAAGCAGCTGCAACATTAATATTAACAGCCATTTACAATCACTACAACTCTCAAAAACCTGCATTCCATCAGAAGGCCATTTAATTTTTTTCCGTCTTGGTATTTTCACTTTGTTTTGTGATTATACAATATGTCCACACCATCGGGCCACACTTGGAATAAGATGGAGAAGGAGTGTTGCATGCAGTCATCCCAACCATAAAGGGAAAACCAAGCCAGACAGAGGTGTCACCCCAATTGTCAGCCGACATCTGTTGATCTCAACAGGACAACTTGTGCCAGTTGGTTCAG gaATATGTCGGACATGTAGAGGAGGTATTCCAAACCTTGACTCAATGTCGTTTGAAGATAATGATGTACAT CACAAAGAACAACCATTTGGAGGCTTTGAACAGGTTTCAACTAGTGCATCATCTGCTAAAGAAGAGTTTGACCCTGAACAAAGTAAAACTGTAAAT actATTCAAAACAGAAAGAGAATAAAACTGGAAGACACGAGTATTGAAACGCACACATGCAAGACAGCTGAGTCCCTATCTGATGATGAATCG TTCCTAGACTCACAGTCACAAAGTTTGTCACAAATTTCTTCTTGGAGTCAGGAAAATATGGAAACATCTTTATCTGACCTAAATAAAGGAATTGACATCATAAGTAGAGGCCATTCAAGTCCTGTCAAATTTCAAGTGAGAAGTGATATAAGTAGCCTAAAACCTTCCACGAAAAGAACTGTGAAACGTAAAGTAGTTTCAGCCATTGACACTGTCCTTAATG GTATAGCTCCAGGTCAAAGTCAGGCACTTTTTAAGATGATTCAAGATAAAGACCCAGAATCTGCCAACTCATCTGAACTTCAAGAGATCATTGTAAAGATTCATCAGGAGAGTACAGACAGAAACACAAAACAGCAACTTTTGTCATTGATTGCCTTGTCACATACTAAGAAAGATCTTCAACAGCTTATACCTGGGCTGACAGTGTATGCAATAAATGATGCCAGGAAACATGCTAAAACTAATGGCCATG GTGCTATAATACCTAAACAGCTCCCAGTCTTTCGACATAGGATGGATAAAGACAAGTTAGACCATGCCTTAGATTTTTTCTTCAGTCCATCATTTCACcag GTCTCATCCTTTGGTGTAAAGGAAATGAAGTTGGACAATGGAAATACAGTAACAATACCTGAAGTAGTGAGAACTGCATGTCATGCCACTCTTATAAACGTGTATACAAAATTTTGTACAGAAACTGAATTCCTGCCTTTATCAAGATCCACTTTATTCAAAATTCTAAATGCATGTCCATCTTCAAGACGAACAAACCTGAAAGGCCTCGACAATTGTGCCGCTGATGGTGGTGCATCATATGAGACATTGTTAACAACAGTCAAGGAAATGGGTAACTATGTTGTTGATGAGGAAGTGCAAGTAGAGTTGCGTGACTGCAAGGACAGTTTAAATGCCAGTAAAATTTACTTGAAGACAGACTTTAAAGCACACCTCAGGAAATGTGATAAATGTCCAGATCACTGTATCAATTATTCTTTGAGTGATCCAACAGACCAACATCTACAACAGCACTGTGTCGACCATCAGCATGACATGGTATGTGAGAGATGTAATTTACTTCCACAAGCAGTCTCCACCATCAAAAGACGTCTTTCTGAATTAG ACATACCAGATGAAGTTAGAAATGATCTGCTGGCCAGTATAGATGTAGCTGAGGCTAAGATTCTTGAATGGAAGAGTCATATTGTAAGAGGTGTCAACCAAGATCTAGCAAGGATCCTACTATTAGAGGAATTGAAAGATGGAGAATGTCTCATAATCATGGACTGGGCTATGAAATTCCTTCCTTTAGCATTTCGTGAGAAACAGAGTGATTGGTTTGGCCAAAAAGGAGTTAACTGGCATGTTTCAGTGTGtatttttaaagatgaaaatcAGAATTTAATG CAAAGAACATATACACATACAATGGATGCAGTTAAACAAGATTGGGTTGCAGTAGCTTCCGTGTTAGAGCACACTTTAAGAACAATAAAAATTCAGCTTCCCAGAATCAACACAGTATACTTGAGAAGTGATAATGCAGGATGCTACCATTGTGGCAGTCTTTGGTTGGCTATACCTAAGATCACTGAAACAACTG